One segment of Candidatus Zixiibacteriota bacterium DNA contains the following:
- a CDS encoding isoprenylcysteine carboxylmethyltransferase family protein, producing the protein MSLREKAIEYLSRAAADRSPRKYAICALAPIVFFTLVLLAALGVYYLGEWLELQEISSPVVPYVAYPLIAIGMAMMVGSVAQFLLSRGTPVPISPPPTLVTSGLYRLVRNPMFAGLFVFLAGLGLWLGSVTILFIFLPLLISGVTWEIKAIEEPELERRFGQMYRSYRECTPMFLPRLDRLFKASNRI; encoded by the coding sequence GTGAGTCTCCGTGAAAAAGCTATCGAGTATCTGAGCCGCGCCGCGGCGGATCGCTCGCCCCGCAAATACGCCATCTGCGCCTTGGCACCGATTGTCTTCTTCACTCTTGTCTTGCTCGCTGCTCTTGGCGTGTATTACCTCGGTGAGTGGCTCGAATTGCAGGAGATTTCTTCGCCGGTCGTTCCATACGTCGCTTATCCGCTGATAGCAATCGGCATGGCAATGATGGTCGGTTCTGTAGCACAGTTCTTGCTGAGTCGTGGTACTCCGGTTCCGATCAGTCCTCCACCCACGTTAGTCACCTCCGGCCTCTACCGACTTGTCCGCAATCCCATGTTCGCCGGCCTGTTTGTATTCTTGGCGGGGCTGGGTCTTTGGTTAGGCTCGGTCACAATTCTCTTCATCTTCTTGCCGCTCCTGATTTCCGGCGTAACTTGGGAAATCAAGGCAATCGAAGAGCCGGAGCTTGAGCGAAGATTTGGGCAGATGTATCGCTCGTACCGTGAGTGCACTCCGATGTTCCTCCCGCGCCTTGATCGCCTGTTCAAGGCGAGCAACCGGATTTGA
- a CDS encoding RDD family protein produces MSDTVPRFATLGQRFLALVLDWILFCAVFFPVTRIVKGTWLMTSADHVWRIGWMISDPLCVIFFIVIVAYYVLLEAYLGWTVGKRLLDLRVIAVDGSKPGLKKSLIRNALRLVDGLPAFSILGVVVILLTKERTRLGDIVAGTRVVRNL; encoded by the coding sequence ATGTCAGACACCGTCCCACGCTTCGCCACACTCGGCCAACGCTTTCTGGCGCTGGTCCTCGACTGGATTTTGTTTTGCGCCGTGTTCTTCCCGGTCACAAGAATCGTCAAGGGCACCTGGTTGATGACCTCCGCCGATCATGTCTGGCGCATCGGCTGGATGATCTCCGACCCGCTCTGCGTGATCTTCTTCATCGTAATTGTCGCTTACTATGTCCTGCTGGAAGCGTACTTGGGCTGGACGGTCGGAAAACGACTTCTTGATTTGCGCGTAATTGCCGTCGACGGCAGCAAACCGGGCCTGAAGAAATCGCTGATTCGCAACGCGCTCCGCCTGGTCGACGGCCTGCCCGCCTTCAGCATTCTCGGCGTCGTCGTGATCCTCCTTACTAAGGAGCGTACCCGCCTCGGCGACATTGTCGCCGGTACTCGCGTCGTTCGGAATCTGTAG
- a CDS encoding DUF3788 domain-containing protein: MALSAFEDKAHPPTGEDLKIVLGKAHSLWLKLHQHVDSKFASISPEWGYSGKAYGWGLRLRTDKRTVLHMTPCHGYFLASFALGEKAVAAAQSSKLSPWVLDAIEKAPKYAEGCGVRLEVKSAADLRQIELLAAIKMAN; the protein is encoded by the coding sequence ATGGCGCTTAGTGCATTCGAAGACAAAGCCCACCCGCCGACCGGGGAAGATCTCAAGATTGTTCTCGGTAAAGCCCACAGCCTCTGGCTGAAACTGCATCAGCATGTTGACTCGAAATTCGCTTCAATCTCCCCGGAATGGGGCTACTCCGGCAAGGCCTACGGCTGGGGACTTCGTCTCAGGACCGACAAACGCACCGTCCTCCATATGACTCCGTGTCACGGCTACTTTCTCGCTTCGTTCGCCCTCGGCGAAAAGGCCGTCGCCGCCGCCCAGAGCAGCAAGCTGTCGCCTTGGGTCCTTGACGCAATCGAAAAAGCCCCCAAGTACGCGGAAGGGTGCGGTGTGCGCCTTGAAGTGAAATCGGCCGCTGACCTGCGCCAAATCGAGCTCCTCGCCGCCATAAAGATGGCGAATTGA
- a CDS encoding methyltransferase domain-containing protein gives MGESMDQLDVLLKKPEFPRSQKYSTDWMLDNQMGPSSIWLLEWLCERLQIAPGSRILDLGCGKAMTSIFLAREYGAKVWATDLWIGPDNNWRRIREAELADQICPIKAEAHSLPFAEGFFDAAISIDAYQYFGTDDLFIDYLARFVRPSGSIGIVVVGLMQDFAGPPPDYLTQPQKNGKVFWDPTCRCFKTPHFWKQLWQGSASITKVEVEPQRDGWRHWRDFELALERTGKGIFPSEAEALEADHGRYLGFLRLIAERSDARSENIYDPALGERFGVDK, from the coding sequence ATGGGAGAGAGTATGGATCAGCTTGATGTGCTGCTCAAGAAGCCGGAATTCCCGCGCTCGCAAAAATATTCAACCGATTGGATGCTCGACAATCAGATGGGACCAAGTTCGATTTGGCTGCTGGAGTGGTTGTGTGAACGACTGCAGATTGCGCCTGGCAGTCGTATCCTGGACCTCGGCTGTGGCAAGGCCATGACCAGCATCTTCCTTGCCCGCGAATACGGGGCAAAGGTCTGGGCGACGGACCTCTGGATCGGTCCTGACAACAATTGGCGGCGTATCCGCGAAGCGGAGCTGGCCGACCAGATCTGCCCGATCAAGGCCGAGGCGCACTCCCTACCCTTTGCCGAAGGCTTCTTTGACGCAGCAATCTCGATTGATGCCTACCAGTATTTCGGGACCGATGATCTTTTTATCGACTATCTCGCTCGCTTTGTCCGGCCCAGCGGCTCGATCGGAATCGTCGTTGTTGGCCTGATGCAGGATTTCGCCGGTCCACCGCCGGACTACTTGACGCAGCCACAGAAAAACGGCAAAGTCTTCTGGGATCCTACCTGCCGCTGCTTCAAGACACCTCATTTCTGGAAACAGCTCTGGCAAGGCAGCGCCTCGATAACGAAAGTAGAAGTGGAGCCACAACGAGACGGTTGGCGTCATTGGCGCGATTTCGAATTGGCGCTGGAACGCACGGGGAAAGGCATCTTCCCGTCGGAAGCGGAAGCCCTCGAAGCCGATCACGGTCGCTATCTGGGTTTCCTGCGCCTCATCGCCGAGCGCTCAGATGCTCGTTCTGAGAACATTTACGATCCGGCTCTCGGCGAACGCTTTGGCGTCGACAAATAG
- the acsA gene encoding acetate--CoA ligase, whose translation MAHMGNYEQTFQNFSWGIAEQELEYRPGQIINIGEYCSDRICRLGKADKLALIWESHTGEIKRFTFNDTRRYSNAIARYLLDLGLKPGERICLFMDKVPELYIGFLGVLKMGGIVQPLFSAFGPESLQTRLEDAQTAAIITQKKHLAKVRKIRPELPNLRLTIIVDEDSSKPLADGEVSMHMEKMGGLDHFDIFPSQAETPSVLHYTSGTTGKPKGAQHVHYSIISQYITTRYVLDLRDDDIYWCTADPGWVTGTSYGIIGSWACGATQCVLDAGFSADNWYAFIQKHRITVWYSAPTAIRSLMKEGDEIVKKYDLSCLRHLASVGEPLNAEAVIWSERVFGLAFHDTYWQTETGSIVITNFPGMKIKPGSMGRPFPGMTATVLDMKTHQPIGRSGVVGLIALKPGWPAMIRSYWKNEETYKKKFVNGWYICGDRASIDDEGYYWFVGRDDDVINTAGHLVGPFEIESALLEHEAVAESAVVGKPDPVNMEVVKAFVTLKPGFAASKDLELQIMNFVRKKLSALAMPQEIEFAPSLPKTRSGKIMRRLLRAKEWGQEIGDTSTLENDM comes from the coding sequence GTGGCGCACATGGGCAATTACGAACAGACTTTTCAGAACTTCAGTTGGGGGATTGCCGAACAAGAACTTGAATATCGACCCGGACAAATCATTAACATCGGCGAGTATTGCTCCGATCGCATTTGCCGGCTCGGCAAGGCCGATAAGCTGGCCCTCATCTGGGAATCGCACACCGGCGAGATCAAACGCTTCACTTTCAACGACACCCGCCGCTACTCCAATGCAATTGCCCGGTACCTGCTGGATCTCGGGCTCAAACCCGGCGAACGCATCTGCCTCTTCATGGACAAGGTGCCGGAGTTATATATTGGCTTCCTCGGCGTCCTGAAAATGGGCGGTATCGTTCAACCGCTGTTTTCCGCCTTTGGTCCCGAATCGCTCCAGACGCGTCTTGAGGATGCGCAAACCGCGGCGATCATCACTCAGAAGAAGCATCTGGCCAAAGTCCGCAAGATTCGACCCGAACTTCCGAACTTGCGGCTAACGATCATCGTTGACGAGGACTCCAGTAAGCCGTTGGCGGACGGCGAAGTGTCAATGCACATGGAGAAGATGGGTGGACTTGACCACTTCGACATCTTTCCTTCCCAGGCGGAGACGCCGTCGGTTCTGCACTATACCTCCGGTACCACGGGCAAGCCCAAAGGCGCCCAGCACGTGCACTACTCAATCATTTCGCAGTATATCACAACCCGCTACGTACTCGACTTGCGCGACGACGATATCTACTGGTGCACGGCCGATCCCGGTTGGGTGACCGGGACTTCTTACGGCATTATCGGCTCCTGGGCCTGTGGTGCGACTCAATGCGTGCTCGACGCCGGTTTCAGCGCCGACAATTGGTACGCCTTCATTCAAAAACACCGAATCACCGTGTGGTACTCGGCGCCTACTGCCATCCGCTCGCTGATGAAAGAAGGCGACGAAATCGTTAAGAAGTATGATCTGTCATGTTTGCGCCATCTGGCCTCGGTCGGCGAACCGCTAAATGCCGAAGCCGTCATCTGGTCGGAACGGGTCTTCGGACTGGCCTTCCACGACACCTATTGGCAAACCGAGACCGGCAGCATTGTGATCACGAATTTCCCCGGGATGAAGATTAAGCCGGGATCGATGGGGCGGCCCTTCCCCGGCATGACCGCCACCGTGCTCGACATGAAAACGCATCAACCGATCGGTCGCAGCGGCGTCGTCGGTCTCATCGCGCTCAAACCCGGCTGGCCGGCAATGATCCGCAGCTACTGGAAAAACGAGGAAACCTATAAGAAGAAGTTTGTCAACGGTTGGTACATCTGCGGCGATCGCGCCAGCATCGACGACGAGGGTTACTACTGGTTCGTCGGTCGCGACGACGATGTCATCAACACCGCCGGGCATCTGGTCGGACCGTTCGAGATCGAGTCGGCTCTGCTCGAACATGAAGCTGTAGCTGAGTCGGCCGTCGTCGGCAAACCCGACCCCGTCAATATGGAGGTCGTTAAAGCCTTCGTCACGCTCAAGCCCGGCTTCGCCGCGTCCAAAGACCTCGAACTGCAGATCATGAACTTCGTCCGCAAGAAACTTTCCGCACTGGCAATGCCGCAGGAAATCGAATTCGCCCCGTCACTGCCCAAGACTCGCAGCGGCAAGATCATGCGCCGCCTGCTCCGCGCCAAGGAATGGGGTCAGGAGATCGGCGATACCTCTACTCTTGAAAATGACATGTAA
- a CDS encoding acyl carrier protein, whose protein sequence is MSNIKDVILDYVKREYLEDEDQVINYDTPLISGGIVDSFSMVSLKLFLEHKYNIQIPDAKATPKAFDSVNNIIALLKEFNVQ, encoded by the coding sequence ATGTCCAACATCAAAGATGTGATCCTCGACTACGTCAAGCGCGAGTACCTCGAAGACGAAGACCAGGTCATCAACTACGACACCCCGCTGATTTCCGGCGGTATCGTCGACTCGTTCTCGATGGTCTCGCTCAAACTTTTCCTCGAACACAAATACAATATTCAGATACCGGATGCCAAAGCGACACCCAAGGCGTTCGACTCAGTCAACAACATTATCGCGCTGTTGAAGGAATTCAACGTGCAGTAG
- the kbl gene encoding glycine C-acetyltransferase, translating into MAFQDTVRDSYKRELDEIRAGGIFKEERIICAPQSSEIDVEFPIGSERKRVINMCANNYLGLSSHPEVIAAARAGLDHRGYGMSSVRFICGTQDIHKELEQKLTKFLGTEDTILFPSCMDANAGVFEAILGEQDVMIADRLVHASIVDGMRLCKAQQDTFKHANMEHLEEKLQLHQKARFRIIITDGAFSMDGDLAPLDKIVALAEKYNSMVFLDDSHASGFIGKTGRGTHEHFGVVGKIDVITTTLGKALGGASGGCVSGRRELVEMCRQRARPYLFSNTIPPVVAAGANRVIDLISQSTERRDKLERNAAFWRKGLTEAGFVIKPGETPIVPVMLFNAKLSQDFARELYQEGIYAVGFFFPVVPKGQARIRTQLSAAHEQHHLEKALAAFTKVGKKFGILHLTKEQIIEKYGM; encoded by the coding sequence ATGGCTTTTCAAGATACCGTCAGAGACTCGTACAAGCGCGAACTCGACGAAATTCGCGCTGGGGGCATCTTCAAGGAAGAACGCATCATTTGCGCGCCGCAAAGCTCGGAAATCGACGTCGAATTTCCGATCGGCTCTGAGCGCAAACGCGTCATCAACATGTGCGCCAACAATTACCTTGGCCTGTCGTCGCATCCGGAGGTCATCGCCGCCGCCCGTGCCGGCCTCGACCACCGCGGCTACGGCATGTCGTCCGTGCGCTTCATCTGCGGCACGCAGGACATCCACAAGGAACTCGAACAGAAGCTCACCAAGTTCCTCGGCACCGAAGACACGATTCTGTTTCCTTCCTGCATGGACGCCAACGCCGGCGTCTTCGAAGCCATCCTCGGTGAACAAGATGTCATGATCGCTGATCGCCTGGTGCACGCCTCGATCGTCGACGGCATGCGACTCTGCAAAGCCCAGCAGGATACTTTCAAGCATGCTAACATGGAGCATCTCGAGGAAAAGCTGCAACTCCACCAGAAAGCGCGCTTCCGCATCATCATCACTGATGGCGCCTTCTCGATGGATGGCGACCTTGCGCCGCTGGACAAGATTGTCGCACTCGCTGAGAAGTACAACTCGATGGTCTTCCTCGACGACTCCCACGCCTCCGGCTTCATCGGCAAGACCGGTCGCGGCACCCACGAACACTTCGGTGTTGTCGGCAAGATCGATGTGATCACCACCACGCTTGGCAAAGCGCTCGGCGGCGCCTCCGGCGGCTGCGTCTCCGGTCGTCGCGAATTGGTGGAAATGTGCCGCCAGCGGGCGCGGCCTTATTTGTTCTCCAACACCATCCCGCCGGTCGTGGCCGCCGGCGCCAATCGCGTTATCGACCTGATCAGCCAGTCAACCGAACGCCGTGACAAGCTCGAACGCAATGCCGCGTTCTGGCGCAAAGGTCTGACCGAGGCCGGCTTCGTGATTAAGCCGGGCGAGACTCCGATCGTGCCGGTGATGTTGTTTAATGCCAAGCTCTCGCAGGATTTTGCCCGCGAGCTGTACCAGGAAGGCATTTATGCCGTCGGCTTCTTCTTCCCGGTGGTGCCCAAGGGTCAGGCGCGCATTCGCACTCAGCTTTCCGCCGCCCACGAGCAACATCACTTGGAGAAGGCTCTCGCAGCGTTCACTAAGGTCGGCAAGAAGTTCGGTATCCTGCATCTGACCAAAGAGCAGATCATCGAGAAGTACGGAATGTAG
- the kbl gene encoding glycine C-acetyltransferase, with amino-acid sequence MYQRVKYDFSQELTHLRESGLFKEERVIHSPQEAQIRVSLPRQDERREVLNFCSNNYLGLANHPRIIEASHKALDDYGFGLSSVRFICGTQNIHKQLEQKISEFYQTEDTILYSSCFDANGGLFESLLGAEDTIITDTLNHASIIDGIRLCKAKRYIYEHSDMNSLERNLIRAREGMDLWDHPGLSGEPQPSRNIIIATDSVFSMDGDIARLKEIVQLAHKYDALVMVDECHATGFLGKTGRGALEINGVLGEVEIITSTLGKAMGGASGGFTTGKKEIIGLLRQKSRPYLFSNTLAPALVGGSIAAFELLDESDDLREKLMENTQYFRKEMTARGFDINPGIHPITPILLRKFDNDAQLSQAMARDLFDEGIYVVGFYYPVVPKGAARIRVQISAAHSREDIDRAIAAFTKVGKKHGVIS; translated from the coding sequence ATGTACCAGCGCGTCAAATACGATTTCAGTCAGGAATTGACCCATCTCCGGGAGTCCGGTCTGTTCAAGGAGGAGCGCGTCATTCACTCGCCTCAAGAGGCTCAGATTCGGGTGTCGTTACCCCGCCAAGATGAACGCCGTGAAGTCCTGAATTTCTGTAGTAATAACTACCTTGGACTGGCGAATCATCCGCGCATTATCGAAGCTTCTCATAAGGCCTTGGACGACTATGGCTTTGGCCTCTCGTCGGTCCGCTTCATCTGCGGTACGCAGAATATCCACAAACAACTTGAACAGAAGATCTCCGAATTCTACCAGACTGAGGATACAATTCTTTATTCGTCGTGTTTTGATGCCAACGGTGGCCTGTTCGAAAGTCTCCTTGGTGCGGAAGACACCATCATCACTGATACCCTCAACCACGCCAGCATCATCGACGGCATCCGCCTCTGCAAGGCCAAGCGCTACATCTACGAACATTCCGATATGAATTCGCTCGAGCGGAATCTGATCCGCGCCCGCGAAGGCATGGACCTGTGGGACCACCCCGGCCTTTCCGGCGAGCCGCAGCCGTCACGCAACATCATTATCGCCACCGACAGCGTCTTCTCGATGGACGGCGATATTGCCCGCCTCAAGGAAATCGTTCAATTGGCGCACAAGTACGACGCGCTGGTCATGGTCGATGAATGCCACGCCACCGGCTTTCTCGGCAAGACTGGGCGCGGCGCGCTCGAGATCAACGGCGTCCTCGGTGAAGTCGAGATCATCACATCAACCCTCGGCAAAGCTATGGGTGGCGCCTCCGGCGGTTTCACCACCGGAAAGAAAGAAATCATCGGCCTGCTGCGTCAGAAGTCGCGGCCTTACCTGTTCTCAAACACGCTGGCTCCGGCTTTGGTCGGCGGCAGCATCGCGGCCTTCGAATTACTGGATGAAAGCGATGATCTGCGGGAGAAACTGATGGAGAACACACAGTATTTCCGCAAGGAAATGACCGCCCGCGGCTTTGACATCAATCCCGGCATTCACCCGATTACGCCGATTTTGCTGCGTAAGTTCGACAACGACGCCCAGCTCTCGCAGGCGATGGCGCGCGACCTCTTCGACGAAGGCATCTATGTGGTCGGCTTCTACTACCCGGTCGTACCGAA